A single Molothrus aeneus isolate 106 chromosome 9, BPBGC_Maene_1.0, whole genome shotgun sequence DNA region contains:
- the MYOC gene encoding myocilin isoform X3, producing MPPQASGRFRLARPPPPRPSCSINAGAGGRRAQRGGSGAMLGVWLLLWGSVALGGRADTAFLRRAHDSSGHCTYSFTVASPVEAACPEAASGVPELRAELAALAARLSRLESRERGAGGSGPRGAEPGGARDPQQVAAASRLEAAYGELLRAKSRLEEEKGRLEREKEELGRRLESSAQEITRLRAARCPPGREGPGRDTLRAPAKAPRWEPQPLSYQELQSERSEVPVSRLLEEAALGRPGKEDSGCGQLLWVGEPVVFGRADSIAGKYGVWMKDPEPVPPFTRDNTWRVDTVGTEPRQSRSVARYDLRGESITAEREIPGAGYHGQYPYSWGGYTDIDLAVDETGLWVIYSTEKARGAIVLSKLDPETLEIRRTWETNIRKRGVANSFLICGTLYTVSSYSAPNATINFAYDTATGTSRALSIPFENRFRYLSMLDYNPAERQLFAWDSFNMVTYPVRLSRP from the exons ATGCCCCCGCAGGCATCTGGAAGGTTCCGGCTcgcccgccccccgccgccccgaCCCTCTTGCTCTATAAATGCGGGCGCCGGTGGCCGGCGCGCTCAGAGGGGCGGCTCCGGGGCCATGCTGGGggtctggctgctgctttggggtTCCGTGGCCCTAGGCGGCCGGGCGGACACCGCCTTCCTCCGCCGCGCCCATGACAGCTCCGGGCACTGCACCTACTCCTTCACGGTGGCCAGCCCCGTGGAGGCCGCctgccccgaggctgccagcgGCGTGCCCGAGCTGCGCGCCGAGCTGGCCGCCCTCGCCGCCCGCCTGAGTCGGCTGGAGAGCCGGGAGCGAGGAgcggggggctcggggccgcGGGGAGCCGAGCCGGGGGGCGCACGGGACCCCCAGCAAGTGGCCGCGGCCTCCCGCCTGGAGGCTGCGTACGGCGAGCTGCTGCGGGCCAAGTCccggctggaggaggagaaggggcgGCTGGAGCGGGAGaaagaggagctgggcaggcgGCTGGAGAGCAGCGCCCAGGAGATCACCCGGCTGCGGGCCGCCCGCTGCCCCCCCGGCAGAGAGGGGCCCGGCCGGGACACGCTACGTGCCCCCGCCAAGG CGCCGCGCTGGGAGCCGCAGCCCCTGAGCTACCAGGAGCTGCAGTCGGAGAGGAGCGAGGTTCCCGTGTCCCGGCTGCTGGAGGAGGCGGCGCTCGGCCGCCCGGGCAAGGAGGACTCAG GCTGcgggcagctgctgtgggtgggagAACCCGTGGTGTTCGGCCGGGCCGACTCCATCGCGGGCAAGTACGGCGTGTGGATGAAGGACCCCGAGCCCGTGCCGCCCTTCACCCGGGACAACACCTGGCGTGTGGACACCGTGGGCACCGAG CCCCGCCAGTCCCGCTCCGTGGCCCGCTACGACCTGCGGGGAGAGAGCATCACGGCCGAGAGGGAGATCCCCGGCGCCGGCTACCACGGGCAGTACCCCTACTCCTGGGGGGGCTACACCGACATCGACCTGGCGGTGGATGAGACGGGGCTCTGGGTCATCTACAGCACCGAGAAGGCCCGGGGAGCCATCGTCCTCTCCAAGCTGGACCCCGAGACGCTGGAGATCCGTCGGACCTGGGAGACCAACATCCGCAAGCGTGGGGTGGCCAACTCCTTCCTCATCTGCGGCACCCTCTACACCGTCAGCAGCTACTCGGCGCCCAACGCCACCATCAACTTTGCCTACGACACCGCCACGGGCACCAGCCGGGCCCTCAGCATCCCCTTCGAGAACCGCTTCCGCTACCTCAGCATGCTGGACTACAACCCTGCCGAGCGGCAGCTCTTCGCCTGGGACAGCTTCAACATGGTCACCTACCCCGTCCGCCTCTCCCGGCCGTga
- the MYOC gene encoding myocilin isoform X2 encodes MPPQASGRFRLARPPPPRPSCSINAGAGGRRAQRGGSGAMLGVWLLLWGSVALGGRADTAFLRRAHDSSGHCTYSFTVASPVEAACPEAASGVPELRAELAALAARLSRLESRERGAGGSGPRGAEPGGARDPQQVAAASRLEAAYGELLRAKSRLEEEKGRLEREKEELGRRLESSAQEITRLRAARCPPGREGPGRDTLRAPAKAPRWEPQPLSYQELQSERSEVPVSRLLEEAALGRPGKEDSGCGQLLWVGEPVVFGRADSIAGKYGVWMKDPEPVPPFTRDNTWRVDTVGTEVRQLFQYEEAEQLARGYPAKPRQSRSVARYDLRGESITAEREIPGAGYHGQYPYSWGGYTDIDLAVDETGLWVIYSTEKARGAIVLSKLDPETLEIRRTWETNIRKRGVANSFLICGTLYTVSSYSAPNATINFAYDTATGTSRALSIPFENRFRYLSMLDYNPAERQLFAWDSFNMVTYPVRLSRP; translated from the exons ATGCCCCCGCAGGCATCTGGAAGGTTCCGGCTcgcccgccccccgccgccccgaCCCTCTTGCTCTATAAATGCGGGCGCCGGTGGCCGGCGCGCTCAGAGGGGCGGCTCCGGGGCCATGCTGGGggtctggctgctgctttggggtTCCGTGGCCCTAGGCGGCCGGGCGGACACCGCCTTCCTCCGCCGCGCCCATGACAGCTCCGGGCACTGCACCTACTCCTTCACGGTGGCCAGCCCCGTGGAGGCCGCctgccccgaggctgccagcgGCGTGCCCGAGCTGCGCGCCGAGCTGGCCGCCCTCGCCGCCCGCCTGAGTCGGCTGGAGAGCCGGGAGCGAGGAgcggggggctcggggccgcGGGGAGCCGAGCCGGGGGGCGCACGGGACCCCCAGCAAGTGGCCGCGGCCTCCCGCCTGGAGGCTGCGTACGGCGAGCTGCTGCGGGCCAAGTCccggctggaggaggagaaggggcgGCTGGAGCGGGAGaaagaggagctgggcaggcgGCTGGAGAGCAGCGCCCAGGAGATCACCCGGCTGCGGGCCGCCCGCTGCCCCCCCGGCAGAGAGGGGCCCGGCCGGGACACGCTACGTGCCCCCGCCAAGG CGCCGCGCTGGGAGCCGCAGCCCCTGAGCTACCAGGAGCTGCAGTCGGAGAGGAGCGAGGTTCCCGTGTCCCGGCTGCTGGAGGAGGCGGCGCTCGGCCGCCCGGGCAAGGAGGACTCAG GCTGcgggcagctgctgtgggtgggagAACCCGTGGTGTTCGGCCGGGCCGACTCCATCGCGGGCAAGTACGGCGTGTGGATGAAGGACCCCGAGCCCGTGCCGCCCTTCACCCGGGACAACACCTGGCGTGTGGACACCGTGGGCACCGAGGTGCGCCAGCTCTTCCAGTACGAGGAGGCCGAGCAGCTGGCCCGGGGCTACCCCGCCAAG CCCCGCCAGTCCCGCTCCGTGGCCCGCTACGACCTGCGGGGAGAGAGCATCACGGCCGAGAGGGAGATCCCCGGCGCCGGCTACCACGGGCAGTACCCCTACTCCTGGGGGGGCTACACCGACATCGACCTGGCGGTGGATGAGACGGGGCTCTGGGTCATCTACAGCACCGAGAAGGCCCGGGGAGCCATCGTCCTCTCCAAGCTGGACCCCGAGACGCTGGAGATCCGTCGGACCTGGGAGACCAACATCCGCAAGCGTGGGGTGGCCAACTCCTTCCTCATCTGCGGCACCCTCTACACCGTCAGCAGCTACTCGGCGCCCAACGCCACCATCAACTTTGCCTACGACACCGCCACGGGCACCAGCCGGGCCCTCAGCATCCCCTTCGAGAACCGCTTCCGCTACCTCAGCATGCTGGACTACAACCCTGCCGAGCGGCAGCTCTTCGCCTGGGACAGCTTCAACATGGTCACCTACCCCGTCCGCCTCTCCCGGCCGTga
- the MYOC gene encoding myocilin isoform X1, whose translation MPPQASGRFRLARPPPPRPSCSINAGAGGRRAQRGGSGAMLGVWLLLWGSVALGGRADTAFLRRAHDSSGHCTYSFTVASPVEAACPEAASGVPELRAELAALAARLSRLESRERGAGGSGPRGAEPGGARDPQQVAAASRLEAAYGELLRAKSRLEEEKGRLEREKEELGRRLESSAQEITRLRAARCPPGREGPGRDTLRAPAKAPRWEPQPLSYQELQSERSEVPVSRLLEEAALGRPGKEDSGCGQLLWVGEPVVFGRADSIAGKYGVWMKDPEPVPPFTRDNTWRVDTVGTEVRQLFQYEEAEQLARGYPAKVHILPRPLESTGAVIYRGGLFFQPRQSRSVARYDLRGESITAEREIPGAGYHGQYPYSWGGYTDIDLAVDETGLWVIYSTEKARGAIVLSKLDPETLEIRRTWETNIRKRGVANSFLICGTLYTVSSYSAPNATINFAYDTATGTSRALSIPFENRFRYLSMLDYNPAERQLFAWDSFNMVTYPVRLSRP comes from the exons ATGCCCCCGCAGGCATCTGGAAGGTTCCGGCTcgcccgccccccgccgccccgaCCCTCTTGCTCTATAAATGCGGGCGCCGGTGGCCGGCGCGCTCAGAGGGGCGGCTCCGGGGCCATGCTGGGggtctggctgctgctttggggtTCCGTGGCCCTAGGCGGCCGGGCGGACACCGCCTTCCTCCGCCGCGCCCATGACAGCTCCGGGCACTGCACCTACTCCTTCACGGTGGCCAGCCCCGTGGAGGCCGCctgccccgaggctgccagcgGCGTGCCCGAGCTGCGCGCCGAGCTGGCCGCCCTCGCCGCCCGCCTGAGTCGGCTGGAGAGCCGGGAGCGAGGAgcggggggctcggggccgcGGGGAGCCGAGCCGGGGGGCGCACGGGACCCCCAGCAAGTGGCCGCGGCCTCCCGCCTGGAGGCTGCGTACGGCGAGCTGCTGCGGGCCAAGTCccggctggaggaggagaaggggcgGCTGGAGCGGGAGaaagaggagctgggcaggcgGCTGGAGAGCAGCGCCCAGGAGATCACCCGGCTGCGGGCCGCCCGCTGCCCCCCCGGCAGAGAGGGGCCCGGCCGGGACACGCTACGTGCCCCCGCCAAGG CGCCGCGCTGGGAGCCGCAGCCCCTGAGCTACCAGGAGCTGCAGTCGGAGAGGAGCGAGGTTCCCGTGTCCCGGCTGCTGGAGGAGGCGGCGCTCGGCCGCCCGGGCAAGGAGGACTCAG GCTGcgggcagctgctgtgggtgggagAACCCGTGGTGTTCGGCCGGGCCGACTCCATCGCGGGCAAGTACGGCGTGTGGATGAAGGACCCCGAGCCCGTGCCGCCCTTCACCCGGGACAACACCTGGCGTGTGGACACCGTGGGCACCGAGGTGCGCCAGCTCTTCCAGTACGAGGAGGCCGAGCAGCTGGCCCGGGGCTACCCCGCCAAGGTGCACATCCTGCCGCGGCCCCTGGAGAGCACGGGGGCCGTCATCTACCGCGGCGGGCTCTTCTTCCAGCCCCGCCAGTCCCGCTCCGTGGCCCGCTACGACCTGCGGGGAGAGAGCATCACGGCCGAGAGGGAGATCCCCGGCGCCGGCTACCACGGGCAGTACCCCTACTCCTGGGGGGGCTACACCGACATCGACCTGGCGGTGGATGAGACGGGGCTCTGGGTCATCTACAGCACCGAGAAGGCCCGGGGAGCCATCGTCCTCTCCAAGCTGGACCCCGAGACGCTGGAGATCCGTCGGACCTGGGAGACCAACATCCGCAAGCGTGGGGTGGCCAACTCCTTCCTCATCTGCGGCACCCTCTACACCGTCAGCAGCTACTCGGCGCCCAACGCCACCATCAACTTTGCCTACGACACCGCCACGGGCACCAGCCGGGCCCTCAGCATCCCCTTCGAGAACCGCTTCCGCTACCTCAGCATGCTGGACTACAACCCTGCCGAGCGGCAGCTCTTCGCCTGGGACAGCTTCAACATGGTCACCTACCCCGTCCGCCTCTCCCGGCCGTga
- the VAMP4 gene encoding vesicle-associated membrane protein 4: MPPKFKRHLNDDEVTGSVKSERRNLLEEDSDEEEDFFLRGPSGTRFGPRNDKIRHVQNQVDEVIDVMQENITKVIERGERLDDLQDKSDSLSDNAAAFSKRAKHLRRQMWWRDCKMKAIIAMVVVILLLVIIVPIVLKYRS, encoded by the exons ATGCCTCCCAAATTCAAGCGGCACCTGAACGACGACGAGGTGACGGGCTCGGTGAAGAGCGAGCGG aggAACCTGTTGGAGGAAGATTCGGATGAAGAGGAAGACTTTTTCTT GAGGGGGCCTTCTGGAACCAGGTTTGGACCCAGGAATGACAAGATCAGGCA TGTCCAGAACCAGGTGGATGAAGTCATCGATGTCATGCAGGAGAACATCACCAAGGTGATCGAAAGGGGCGAGCGCCTGGACGACCTGCAGGATAAATCAG ACAGTTTATCAGACAATGCTGCAGCTTTTAGCAAAAGAGCCAAGCATCTCCGGAGACAGATGTGGTGGCGAGACTGTAAG ATGAAGGCGATCATAGCCATGGTGGTGGTCATTCTCCTGCTCGTGATCATCG